In Osmia lignaria lignaria isolate PbOS001 chromosome 5, iyOsmLign1, whole genome shotgun sequence, a single genomic region encodes these proteins:
- the LOC143305332 gene encoding uncharacterized protein LOC143305332 yields MIPLKSVEDPYFRRIFDNLGVATKISRRGLGRTISKMYMDNMCDVKEELKTVEFVCTTADIWSGRRRSFFGVTAHWITPNLKRKSAALACRRFPGMHAFDKITELLHNIHAEFGLNGEKIVATITDNASNFAKAFKIFGVKETSIEPEAEEDYTSASSSDSSTEEDNEEEESAIDKCGVIDLLPRHIRCSAHTLNLCATTDMMQAIKKNEGLSIIHNDLLHKCNIFWKAAMRPKSTEVIQQTIGHSLKRPGETRWNSLYDSLKQIVQIKNKVNDLGKALGFKNSLKENDFIYLEEHLECTAPIAEAIDILQADNIFYGTLLPCLLSLDRKLSKLAKAQWKFCGPISICLRDSFQKRFIAYLKFLKPEADYAALTALTHPQFKNKWLKCIPEYHRNRLLDLFKNAIATELQCNEEYISTPQPSSTQDNFFDFEDDTTQNVATEYSAKAELEVLHFFQERSIEYSILDKYAAIKKIFLKFNTPLPSSAPVERLFSYATITNSPKSNRLSDSMFQRRPKSMGHPLQDLGPFATERSTPDIIGVIKDKDGTSHSKMDHDR; encoded by the exons ATGATACCGCTGAAATCGGTAGAGGATCCGTACTTTCGCCGAATATTTGACAATTTAGGAGTAGCAACAAAAATAAGTCGACGCGGACTGGGGAGAACAATTTCCAAAATGTACATGGACAATATGTGTGATGTAAAAGAAGAGTTGAAGACCGTTGAATTTGTCTGTACGACTGCAGATATTTGGTCAGGAAGACGACGGAGCTTCTTTGGTGTTACAGCCCATTGGATCACaccaaatttaaaaagaaaatcagcaGCTTTAGCTTGTCGCCGCTTTCCTGGTATGCATGCTTTCGATAAAATAACCGAACTTTTACACAACATACATGCAGAATTCGGATTAAACGGTGAAAAAATTGTTGCGACTATTACTGATAATGCCAGCAATTTCGCAAAGGCATTTAAGATATTCGGTGTGAAGGAAACGTCGATCGAACCTGAAGCTGAAGAGGATTATACAAGTGCTTCCTCCTCTGATTCTTCCACTGAAGAAgacaacgaagaagaagaaagtgcgATAGATAAATGTGGTGTTATCGACTTATTACCACGTCATATTCGATGCTCGGCACACACATTGAATTTGTGTGCTACGACGGACATGATGCAAGCCATTAAGAAAAATGAAGGTTTGTCCATCATTCATAATGATTTGTTGCACAAATGCAACATATTTTGGAAGGCAGCGATGAGGCCGAAATCCACTGAAGTAATACAGCAGACAATTGGTCATTCATTAAAACGACCCGGCGAAACACGCTGGAATTCTTTGTACGATTCCCTGAAGCAGATTGTACAAATCAAGAACAAAGTGAATGATCTGGGAAAAGCTTTAGGATTTAAAAACAGTTTAAAGGAAAACGATTTCATTTATTTGGAAGAACATTTAGAGTGTACCGCGCCGATTGCAGAAGCAATCGACATTTTACAAGCCGATAATATTTTCTATGGAACACTATTACCGTGCTTACTATCCTTAGacagaaaattatcaaaattggcAAAAGCACAGTGGAAATTTTGCGGACCAATAAGCATATGTCTCCGTGACAGTTTTCAAAAGAGGTTCATTGCTTACCTGAAATTTTTGAAGCCGGAGGCAGATTATGCTGCCCTGACAGCACTAACGCATccccaatttaaaaataagtggCTGAAATGCATTCCGGAGTATCATCGAAACAGACTACTGGATCTCTTCAAAAATGCTATAGCCACAGAACTTCAATGCAATGAGGAATATATAAGTACGCCACAACCATCGTCTACTCAGGACAATTTTTTTGATTTTGAAGATGATACTACGCAAAACGTAGCTACAGAATATTCTGCCAAAGCAGAACTTGAA GTATTACACTTTTTTCAAGAAAGAAGTATAGAATACTCTATCCTGGATAAATATGCTgcaataaaaaagatatttttgaaatttaatactcCACTACCATCGTCGGCTCCTGTAGAGAGATTATTCTCATACGCCACAATTACAAATTCTCCGAAGTCCAACAGACTATCAGATAGTATGTTCCAACGGAGA CCAAAGTCAATGGGACACCCTTTACAGGACCTGGGACCCTTTGCGACCGAGCGCTCGACACCCGACATTATTGGGGTCATAAAGGACAAGGATGGCACAAGTCATTCAAAAATGGATCATGatagataa